CGCCGGCGCGAGCGGGTGCGCGAACTCAATGGCGGACATCGTCGCCGGGTGGAAATCGCCCGCGCGCTGCTGCATGAGCCACGTCTGTTATTGCTCGACGAGGCCAGCGTCGGCCTCGATCCGGCCAGTCGCCTGGCGCTCAATCAACACATCCGCAATTTGTGCCGCGAGCAACACATCAGTGTGCTCTGGACCACCCATTTACTGGATGAAGTACAGCCCAGCGATGATTTGCTGATTCTTCACCAAGGGCATTTGGTGGCCAGCGGACAGGCCGATGCACTGAGCCTGGAACACGGCGGCGACCTCGGCTCCGCCTTCGCTCGCCTGACCACCTCCGGAGCCGCCCGATGAATGCTTACTGGCAATGTTTCAGCGGCATCGTGCTGCGTGAATGGCTGCGTTTTGTGTTGCAGCGCACGCGGTTTCTCAGTGCGCTCGTCCGGCCGTTGCTGTGGCTGCTGGTGTTCGCCGCCGGTTTTCGCGCGGCCCTGGGCATTGCCATTATCGAGCCCTACGACACGTACATCCCGTATGAGGTCTACATCATCCCTGGCCTGGCCTGCATGATTCTGCTGTTCAATGGCATGCAAGGTTCATTGTCGATGGTCTATGACCGGGAAATGGGCAGCATGCGCGTGCTGCTGACCAGCCCCTTGCCCCGGACCTTTCTGCTGTGCAGCAAATTGTTGGCGACGTCGTTGATTTCGCTGTTGCAGGTGTACGCCTTTCTGGCGATTGCCTGGGTGTACGGCGTGCAGCCACCGGCCATGGGACTGTTGATCGCCCTGCCGGCGTTGTTGCTGGTGGCGTTGATGCTCAGCGCGCTGGGGTTGTTGCTGTCGAACGCCATCCGCCAGTTGGAGAACTTCGCCGGGGTGATGAACTTCGTGATCTTCCCGCTTTTTTTCCTGTCCTCGGCGCTGTATCCGCTGTGGAAGATGCGCGAGTCCAGCGAGTGGCTGTATTGGTTGTGCGCCGTGAACCCGTTCACCCATGCAGTGGAGCTGGTGCGGTTTGCGCTGTATGAACGCTTCAATCCGTTGGCGCTGACAGTGTGCGCGGGGTTGACGCTGGTGTTCGCGCTGCTGGCGGTACTGACCTTCAACCCGCAGCATGCAGCCTTGCGCAAAGCCAACTGACAAAACCGTCGCTCCCACAGGGGATTCGTGTTGAACACGGGGGAAAATTACTACTTTAGTACTGGTTTTCCTGTCTATCGTCGCATTCCCAACGCACCGAGACTGGCATGTAATGGGTTCATAACTATAAGGATTGAACCCCATGCCGCGTGCCCGACGTCGTCTGCTACGCCCTTCTCTCGCTGCGCTGTCGCTGAGCCTGCTGCTGGGCGCGGCACAGGCCGAAACACCGCTGTTCTCCGCCGAAGGCTATCGCATCGGCCTCTACCGCAGTCCGACCCCGAATCAACTGCAAGGCGCGTCCATCATCGATACGCCGGCCCTGCAAACCCTGCTCACCCAGACACCACGTCCGGTGCTGATCGACGTCTATCGCCGTCAGTGGCTGCAAGGTCGCTTCATCGAAGACCAGCCCCATGAGAACCTGCCCGGCAGTCATTGGCTGGCCAATACCGGCGATGGCGACCTGACGCCCGACTGGCAGGGCTATTTTGCGCGTAACCTGAACACATTGACCGCGGGCGATCTTGCGCGACCGCTGGTCTTCTACTGCCGCTCCGACTGCTGGTTGAGCTGGAACGCGGTCAAACGTGCCGCCGCCTTGGGCTATAAGACTCTGTATTGGTATCGCGACGGCCTGGATGCGTGGCAAGCGGCAAACCTGCCCGTGGCGCCCGCCCGGCCCGAACCCTTTCCGTGACCTTTACGCGTGCGTGTTGTTGCCACACCATAATCAAAATAATGAGGTGAAAGGCTATGTACAAAATTCTGATTGCCGACGATCACCCGCTGTTTCGCGAAGCCATACATAACGTCATCAGCGACGGGTTCCCGGGCAGCGAGGTCATGGAAACCGCCGACCTCGACAGCGCCCTGGCGCTGACTCAGGAACATGACGACCTGGACCTGATTTTGCTCGACCTGAACATGCCCGGCATGCACGGCCTCAATGGCCTGATCAACCTGCGCAACGAGGCACCGACCATCCCGGTGGTGATCGTCTCCGCCGAGCAGGACAAGCAGATCGTGCTGCAAGCCATCACCTATGGTGCGGTGGGCTTCATCACCAAATCCTCGCCGCGGGTGCAAATGACCGAGGCGATCCAGCAGATTCTCAACGGCAATGTCTACCTGCCGCCGGACATCATCCGCACGCAGAAAAGCGGCACCCACCGCCGGATGAACGATAACCCGAGTTTCCCTCCGGAACTGCTCCAGGCCCTGACACGCAAACAGTTGCTGGTGCTGGAACGCATGACCAAGGGCGAGTCGAACAAACAGATCGCCTACACCCTGGAAATCGCCGAAACCACGGTCAAGGCCCACGTCTCGGCGATCCTGCGCAAACTCAACGTGCACAACCGGGTGCAGGCGATCCTGAGTGCCGGGGATATTGATTTCGGGTCTTATCTGCGGCGTTGAATGTCGGGATTACCAATCTCTGTGGCGAGGGAGCTTGCTCCCGCCGGGTCGCGAAGCGGCCCCCTGCAAACGTCCAAATACGCCGAGTGGCCTGATTTACGACGGCTTCGCAGTCGAACGGGAGCAAGCTCCCTCGCCACAGATTCAGTGTCCGGAGGGAGTTAACGGGACAGGCCGAGCAAATGACTCATCGCCGTCTTCAGCTTCATCGGCCGCACCGGTTTGTGCATCAAGGTGTGCCCCAGCTCGCGAATCTGCAATTTGAGCTCATTGCTGTAGTTGGCGGTGATCATCATCGCCGGAATGGCTGAACCGCGCCGGGCGTTGATCCGGGCCACCGCATCCACGCCGTTCTGCTCGTCATCCAGGTGATAATCGGCAATCAGTAAATCCGCTTCTTCATGGTAGTTATCCACCTGCCGCGCCAGGTCCTGCTCCGACAGCGCCGTCACCACCAGGCACCCCCACCCTTCAAGCAAGGTGCGCATGCCGGCACAGATCGCCGCGTCGTTGTCCAGCACCCACACCCGCGCGCCACGCAGACGCTCGAGCATCGGCTCACTCATCTGCAGGCTCGGCGGCGCCATGGGTGCCGTGGCGCTCAGCGGTACTTCGACGGAAAACATCGAACCCTTGCCCGGCCACGAACGCACGTGAATGCGGTGCCCGAGAATCCCGGCAATTTTCTCGACAATCGCCAGCCCCAGGCCCAAACCACGATCCTGATCCGGACGCTGCACATCGCCACGCTTGAACTCCTGGAAAATCTCTTCCAGACGGTTATCCGCAATGCCCATGCCGCTGTCCCAGACTTCGATCGTCAGCCGCTGATGATGACGCCGACAACCGAGCACCACCCGGCCGCTGTAGGTGTAGCGAATCGCGTTGCTCAACAGGTTGCGCAGGATCCGCGCGAGCAATTGAATGTCGCTGCGCACCAGCGCCGAACACGCGATGAAATGCAGTTCAAGCCCCTCACTGCGGGCCACTTGGGTGTACTCGGCGGCGAGGTTTTCCAGCAACTCGCTCAAGGCGAACGGCGCAATGTCGGCCTTGATCACCCCGGCATCGAGTTTGGAAATATCCACCAGGGTGCCCAACAGGTTTTCCACGTCTTCCAGGGAATTACTGACATTGCGCACCAGAATCTCGTTGGCCACCGGTTCCCGGCGTTCGAGCAAGGCACTGGTAAACAGTCGCGCTGCATTCAGTGGCTGCAACAAGTCATGGCTGACGGCGGCGAGAAATTTGGTTTTCGACAGGTTGGCCTGTTCGGCTTCGAGCTTGGCTTCGCGCAGGCGTGATTCAACGCGCCGACGCTCGTCGATCTCGCGCAGCAACTGGTCATTGAGGTTCGTCAGTTCCGCCGTGCGCTCACGTACCCGCAGCTCAAGGTTCTGATAGGCCTGGTGCAGCGCCTCGGCGGTGCGGCGGCGCTCGGTGATATCGCGGATCAACACGAAAATCCCCACCACCTCCCCGGTGGCCAGCCGATTCGGCACATAGGAGCGCAGCATGTAGCGCTCCTGATTGTTGATGTTGGTTTCGGCGAACTCGAACGTTACGCTTTCACCGGCCAGTGCCCGGGCCACGTAGGCTTCCAGCCGCTGATAATGTTGCTCGCTGTGCACCTCGCGCAGGCTCTGCCCGAGCATCACGCCGCGCGGCCAGCAGTACCATTCTTCGTAGACCTTGTTGGTGAACTCGTAGACCAGATCGGCATTGAGGTAGGCGATCAGTGCCGGTACGTGGTCGGTGATCAGGCGAATCCAGCGCTCGCTTTCGCTCAGCGCTTCGGCGTGCTGGTAGCGTTCGGTGATGTCGGTGAAGGTGTTGACGAAGCCGCCGGTGGGCAACGGATGGGTGCGGATTTCCAGGACCCGGCCATCGTAGAGGCGCTGCTCGCATTCCTGCACCGGGCGCCCGTTGCCGTCTCGACTGGCCGGGGTCAACAGGTTCAACTCGCTGTCGGCGATCACTTCGGCGAACGGCCGATGCGCCGCCACCGGCGCAAGGCCGCTGAGTTCAAGGAAGCGCCGGTTCCACAACTCCAGAATGCCGTCGGCGTTGACCATCGCCACGCCTTGGGACAGGTTGTCGACCGCCCGTTGCAGCAAATGGGATTTCTGCGCCACCGCCTGCTCGCGGCGCACCGTTTCGCTGAGTTTGACGTCGGTAATGTCGGTGAACAGGATCACCCGCCCGCCCTCTTGCGTCGGCCGTTCACTGACTTGCAGCCAGCGACCGTCCTGCAATCGGAACAGCAGATTTTCGTCGGCCTGCCCGCGCGGTTCTTCGGTGAACAGGCCGGTGGACAGCATCAGCCGCTTGACCTCAGCCAGGCGCATGCCGGCGTTGATCCGCACCCGACTGTTGCCCCAGAACGCCTTGAAGCGGCTGTTGAACAGCACGATTCGCTGGTCGGCATCGAACAGTACAAAAGCGTCGGAAATGCTCTCGATGGCGTCGATCAGGTGTTGATGCGCGGTTTCTGCACGCAAGCGCGCTTCGCTGAGCAAATGATTGCCCGACTTGAGTTCGGCCATGGCCTGGTTCAAGGCGTCGGTGCGCTCACGCACCTGTTCGGCCAGCACCACCGAATGCTGGAACGCCGCGTACGGGTCGTTGCCGCGGGTGATACCGGATTCGATCCGTTCGATCAGCGCGCCATTGATGCGCTGCAGTTTCTGGTTTTCGTGTCGCAGGCTGGCGACTTGCGCCTGAAGCTCAACGATGTCCAGGGGACCGGCCTCGGGCAATGGCAACCCCGGTGAAGGTCTGGTTGATGTGCATGCCATTGAACTGTTCTCCATAGGTGTTGAAACCCATCACCCGCTGGTCCCGCAAAAACATGGCGATCTGCTCGAGGCTGCCGCCGTCTTCCAGTTCCAGACGCCTGAGAAAACAGTCGCAGCCGATGGTCAGCAACAGATCGCCGAGGCGGTCCTGCAAACCCTCGAACAGATTTTGCAGGTTCGGCAGCATCGGGCCGGGGGTCATGACCGTGAGGACGATGCCGTTTTCCACCGCACAGTAGAAACTCAGGCTCAGGTCCGGATGAACCTGCTGGATTGCCCGTACGTAGTACTGATCGTTGATCCGCACCGCCAGCGGGTGGGCGGCGAAGACTCGGTGATCGAGCTCGGCGACGGGCACGCCGATGTGCCGGGCGTACTCCTCGGCGGCGGGTTCGGCATTCAGTTCGAACACCCGGCGCGAAGCACTGTCGGCGCCAGTGACCACCAGTTTTTCCGCCCGCGGCAGGATGTGGTGGGTGGTGAAGACTTCGAAATCCAGCCAGGTGTTGACCAGCACCACCACCGCCGCGCCACTGTGAAACTCGCCATTAAAATAGACGTGGGTATGGGTCAGGTAATTGTCGTCGCCGGCCGAACCACCGAAATGCGGGATGTCGCCCAACGCTGCGCTCAGCGCTGCGAGGACCATTTCTTCACGGCTGGACAAACCATCCAGCAGGGTCAGGGCAAAACTGTTGCCCTTGATCGGCGCCAGGGTGTTGCTGCGACAGCCACTGACCAGACGCTCGACCATTTGCTGGGCGTCGATCAGGCTGAATCGCTCCATCTCGTCGATCAGTTCGGCGTCGATGGAAAAATGCCGATGGTCGAACCCCACTGCCGTCACGCAGTTGCGACCGTAGCCCAGCGGGGTGATTTCACCGGCGCTGGTGCAGCCAACCAGGCGAATACCGCCGAAGCTTTGTTGCAAGGCCTGACCCAGCGCCTGCAAGTCGTACTCGGCGGAACAGAAAAACAACACGAACCCCAAATGCGGATGCAACAGTTGCCGCGCCAGTTCTTGAGCCACCTGTTCGGCATCGGTCGACTGAGACATTGCACTGACGACACCTTCGCTCTGGACCTGCTGCATCGTCGCCTCCCGCAGGTGCGCATGTATGAGGTTGGAGTGTACGAAGGCCAGGGGCTGCCACGTATGCTACTTGGGTAGCGGTCAGGCGGTTCGATGGGATGAGAGTCGGACATCAAAGGCTGGTGGCTGACACATTTGTGGCGAGGGAGCTTGCTCCCGCTGGACTGCGAAGCAGGCCCGGAACCGGCCGATGCGCGACCAGAACCAGGGTCGCTTCGCGCCCCAGCGGGAGCAAGCTCCCTCACCACAGATGATCTACATCGCCAGCGGTTACCAGGTCAGCACCGCCCCCACTGCAAAGGTGTCGGTGTCTTCGTTCTGCGCGCTGGTGTCGTGACCGTTGATTTCGAACTGGTTGTACTCGGCCACCAGCTTCAGGTTGTCGTTGACGTCATGGAACAGCGCAATGCCACGAGTCTCGTA
This DNA window, taken from Pseudomonas fluorescens NCIMB 11764, encodes the following:
- the nosP gene encoding nitric oxide-sensing protein NosP, which encodes MQQVQSEGVVSAMSQSTDAEQVAQELARQLLHPHLGFVLFFCSAEYDLQALGQALQQSFGGIRLVGCTSAGEITPLGYGRNCVTAVGFDHRHFSIDAELIDEMERFSLIDAQQMVERLVSGCRSNTLAPIKGNSFALTLLDGLSSREEMVLAALSAALGDIPHFGGSAGDDNYLTHTHVYFNGEFHSGAAVVVLVNTWLDFEVFTTHHILPRAEKLVVTGADSASRRVFELNAEPAAEEYARHIGVPVAELDHRVFAAHPLAVRINDQYYVRAIQQVHPDLSLSFYCAVENGIVLTVMTPGPMLPNLQNLFEGLQDRLGDLLLTIGCDCFLRRLELEDGGSLEQIAMFLRDQRVMGFNTYGEQFNGMHINQTFTGVAIARGRSPGHR
- a CDS encoding PQQ-dependent catabolism-associated CXXCW motif protein, producing the protein MPRARRRLLRPSLAALSLSLLLGAAQAETPLFSAEGYRIGLYRSPTPNQLQGASIIDTPALQTLLTQTPRPVLIDVYRRQWLQGRFIEDQPHENLPGSHWLANTGDGDLTPDWQGYFARNLNTLTAGDLARPLVFYCRSDCWLSWNAVKRAAALGYKTLYWYRDGLDAWQAANLPVAPARPEPFP
- a CDS encoding response regulator transcription factor; translated protein: MYKILIADDHPLFREAIHNVISDGFPGSEVMETADLDSALALTQEHDDLDLILLDLNMPGMHGLNGLINLRNEAPTIPVVIVSAEQDKQIVLQAITYGAVGFITKSSPRVQMTEAIQQILNGNVYLPPDIIRTQKSGTHRRMNDNPSFPPELLQALTRKQLLVLERMTKGESNKQIAYTLEIAETTVKAHVSAILRKLNVHNRVQAILSAGDIDFGSYLRR
- the nahK gene encoding hybrid sensor histidine kinase/response regulator NahK/ErcS'; this encodes MPEAGPLDIVELQAQVASLRHENQKLQRINGALIERIESGITRGNDPYAAFQHSVVLAEQVRERTDALNQAMAELKSGNHLLSEARLRAETAHQHLIDAIESISDAFVLFDADQRIVLFNSRFKAFWGNSRVRINAGMRLAEVKRLMLSTGLFTEEPRGQADENLLFRLQDGRWLQVSERPTQEGGRVILFTDITDVKLSETVRREQAVAQKSHLLQRAVDNLSQGVAMVNADGILELWNRRFLELSGLAPVAAHRPFAEVIADSELNLLTPASRDGNGRPVQECEQRLYDGRVLEIRTHPLPTGGFVNTFTDITERYQHAEALSESERWIRLITDHVPALIAYLNADLVYEFTNKVYEEWYCWPRGVMLGQSLREVHSEQHYQRLEAYVARALAGESVTFEFAETNINNQERYMLRSYVPNRLATGEVVGIFVLIRDITERRRTAEALHQAYQNLELRVRERTAELTNLNDQLLREIDERRRVESRLREAKLEAEQANLSKTKFLAAVSHDLLQPLNAARLFTSALLERREPVANEILVRNVSNSLEDVENLLGTLVDISKLDAGVIKADIAPFALSELLENLAAEYTQVARSEGLELHFIACSALVRSDIQLLARILRNLLSNAIRYTYSGRVVLGCRRHHQRLTIEVWDSGMGIADNRLEEIFQEFKRGDVQRPDQDRGLGLGLAIVEKIAGILGHRIHVRSWPGKGSMFSVEVPLSATAPMAPPSLQMSEPMLERLRGARVWVLDNDAAICAGMRTLLEGWGCLVVTALSEQDLARQVDNYHEEADLLIADYHLDDEQNGVDAVARINARRGSAIPAMMITANYSNELKLQIRELGHTLMHKPVRPMKLKTAMSHLLGLSR
- a CDS encoding ABC transporter permease, producing the protein MNAYWQCFSGIVLREWLRFVLQRTRFLSALVRPLLWLLVFAAGFRAALGIAIIEPYDTYIPYEVYIIPGLACMILLFNGMQGSLSMVYDREMGSMRVLLTSPLPRTFLLCSKLLATSLISLLQVYAFLAIAWVYGVQPPAMGLLIALPALLLVALMLSALGLLLSNAIRQLENFAGVMNFVIFPLFFLSSALYPLWKMRESSEWLYWLCAVNPFTHAVELVRFALYERFNPLALTVCAGLTLVFALLAVLTFNPQHAALRKAN